One Sporosarcina sp. FSL W8-0480 genomic window, ATTTTTCCATGCCAATCACCCCACACTCCGGACACATCACACCCGTACGAACGTCACTGCGACGAATAGAATACGTATCACAAATAGGATATGGAATGAATTGGCGATGGCCGTTTACTAATAGTGAAAGGAGAGAATTGAATGTTGCATCATCCAACAATGGGGAGGTTGTTGGGAGTTTTCGTATATACGAAGGAACTGAACTTGGAAATAGAACAGGGATTTTTGTGTCGAAGACTTCGATGCGTTGGCTGGCGTAGGCCATCACGACAGCGCCGTATACGGGCAATGATAGTTCTCGGCTGTACAGCCAGTCCCGGAATAATTCACAGTTGCTTTGCAATTGGACAATCGGACTTTTGAAGCCATTCACTTGTCCGCTTTCCAGTGTACGAATTAGTTGTGGGGGATTCTCGGTCACTGTAAGTTCGCCCGAAATGTTCTTCACTTCGAATAAGACTGCATACCACGGCGTTATGAATAGCGTGTCCACTTGAAAGAATGTACTCGACGATAACGATAAATCATGGAAAATGCCATGCTTCATTGAAAAAGAATAGCTCTCAAACACCTTGTCCAATTCCTGCTCGCCGCCAAATCCAGCTTTGACCGCAGCATGCTTCGAACGCAAAGTAGGAAACGCTTCATGGTGGATCGGCAATCGTCTCATCGCCGCTTCGAGCCCCTCCAACAGCAAGGGGGCCCTTCTTCGTTTATGGATGAATATGGTCAACTCCTTTTCTATTATTCCGCTATCTAGTAGTCTACCATATTCATCCACCCAAAAACT contains:
- a CDS encoding nuclease-related domain-containing protein — its product is MDEYGRLLDSGIIEKELTIFIHKRRRAPLLLEGLEAAMRRLPIHHEAFPTLRSKHAAVKAGFGGEQELDKVFESYSFSMKHGIFHDLSLSSSTFFQVDTLFITPWYAVLFEVKNISGELTVTENPPQLIRTLESGQVNGFKSPIVQLQSNCELFRDWLYSRELSLPVYGAVVMAYASQRIEVFDTKIPVLFPSSVPSYIRKLPTTSPLLDDATFNSLLSLLVNGHRQFIPYPICDTYSIRRSDVRTGVMCPECGVIGMEKYKAGWRCLSCRRTSRDAHKQALRDWFLLFGDEMRNKDCREFLQVDRQQTAHRLLASMPLKSKGTYRDRTYTMELLLESEKRT